Proteins from a genomic interval of Sphingobacterium sp. SYP-B4668:
- a CDS encoding DUF4998 domain-containing protein: protein MKALLKYQIWMWIMLSVGICSCDRMNDLHDEYLQRGEKTYLSKIDSIEILPGNQRAKIRFTNMDPKAKSIAVFWRSRTDSLIFSLPEQHVGKELEIDLLDLPEDYLTFEVVSRSADGMSKSLIKELSTRIYGAQYQTSLNSRVVKSATYNKSTFLLNVNWGGALDNAVNVEISYQGIDDKERREVLPIEDLSMLYLNLFKDGLQYRTAYVPVENSLDTFYSNPVDLAYSNEKIISGLNFNGLNQYLRITNHNDFNILEGESLSISFWAKTSVGTAVQRLINKRYSAGDTDNGHTGYGIALLGGAPNSFKAYPNWNYKAGASGGGATDIIPTATYKPDEWFHVTVVFEVGNFTLYLNGVQIGKNSFNIAKSTVSSSDVYVGTWLSAPTAALQGFFKGEMADLRFWKKALTVNDIAIDMKTDVQANTLGLVAAYDLSKVQTIGSNLVIPDIKGKHPAVVYGHIKP, encoded by the coding sequence ATGAAAGCACTATTGAAATATCAAATTTGGATGTGGATCATGCTGAGCGTAGGGATTTGCTCCTGTGATCGGATGAATGATCTTCATGATGAGTATCTACAAAGAGGTGAAAAGACCTATTTGTCCAAAATAGATTCTATTGAAATACTCCCTGGTAACCAGCGAGCTAAGATACGTTTTACCAATATGGATCCCAAAGCAAAATCAATTGCTGTCTTTTGGCGTTCCCGGACAGACTCGCTTATCTTCTCTTTACCCGAACAACATGTGGGTAAGGAATTAGAAATCGACCTCTTGGATCTACCGGAAGACTACCTCACCTTTGAGGTAGTCAGCCGATCGGCTGACGGGATGAGTAAATCACTGATTAAAGAGCTGTCCACTAGAATCTATGGAGCCCAATATCAGACTAGTCTCAACAGCCGAGTAGTCAAATCAGCCACCTATAACAAATCAACTTTCCTGCTGAATGTCAATTGGGGAGGAGCATTGGACAACGCCGTAAATGTAGAAATAAGTTATCAAGGTATAGACGATAAAGAGAGAAGGGAGGTGCTGCCAATTGAAGACCTATCCATGTTGTATTTGAATCTGTTCAAAGATGGGCTCCAGTATCGTACAGCTTATGTTCCCGTCGAAAACTCGCTAGACACTTTTTATAGCAATCCAGTGGATTTAGCGTACTCCAATGAAAAAATTATCAGCGGACTAAACTTTAATGGGCTTAATCAATATCTGCGAATCACCAATCACAATGACTTCAATATATTAGAAGGGGAGTCGTTGTCTATTTCATTCTGGGCTAAGACCTCAGTCGGTACAGCTGTTCAGCGGCTTATTAACAAGCGATATTCAGCAGGAGATACAGACAATGGCCATACCGGTTACGGAATTGCCTTACTGGGTGGGGCCCCCAATTCATTTAAAGCATATCCCAATTGGAATTATAAAGCAGGTGCTTCAGGGGGTGGGGCTACTGATATCATCCCGACAGCTACCTATAAACCAGACGAATGGTTTCATGTGACGGTCGTTTTTGAGGTTGGTAATTTTACGTTGTATCTCAATGGTGTACAGATTGGAAAAAACAGTTTTAACATTGCCAAATCTACAGTTAGTTCGTCGGATGTTTACGTCGGGACCTGGTTGTCAGCACCGACTGCAGCTCTACAAGGATTTTTCAAAGGAGAGATGGCAGACCTCCGTTTTTGGAAAAAAGCGTTGACCGTGAATGATATTGCTATAGATATGAAGACCGACGTACAGGCCAATACATTGGGATTAGTGGCAGCCTATGATTTGTCAAAAGTACAGACCATAGGCAGCAACTTGGTGATTCCAGATATCAAAGGAAAGCATCCCGCTGTTGTATATGGACATATTAAACCCTAA
- a CDS encoding DUF5000 domain-containing lipoprotein, with product MKIMFKRIQLYSIISFVLLGCGEDYIGQYPLDEVAPGKVTNVSVENKAGGSVITYSIPSDADFSYVKVVYTIKGEKKEQKASAFKQKVALEGFGKSESQQITLFAYDKSENASDPVFVDIQPLDAPVYSMVESVVVKDDFGGIRLDWQNQDKSAIVLTVLTTTDQFGVEEWIEADRFYSSSTVGGANIRGYNDEERFFGLYFRDRWDNSSDTLYVKAHPLYEEQLDKSKFRRWNPSGIPYNAYTDAAWRIENLWNGLISGTNYGFASFTHDNTFDTGQLARLSRIKINNRYENDALIYNFAHPKKFQIWGSAHPNVNADFSNWILLGEFESTKPSGLPLGQYSDDDKNYAWAKGEEWNFPLDIPAVRYIRWFVLDSWGGSEYTQVGELTLWGKVEK from the coding sequence ATGAAAATTATGTTCAAACGAATTCAACTCTATAGCATCATCAGTTTTGTGCTATTGGGCTGTGGCGAAGATTATATAGGTCAGTATCCCTTGGACGAAGTCGCTCCGGGGAAGGTGACAAATGTATCTGTAGAGAATAAGGCCGGTGGTAGTGTTATCACATATTCCATTCCGTCGGATGCTGATTTCTCCTATGTTAAGGTAGTGTACACCATCAAAGGAGAAAAGAAAGAACAAAAAGCTTCGGCTTTTAAACAGAAGGTTGCTTTAGAAGGGTTTGGGAAATCCGAATCACAGCAAATCACATTGTTTGCATATGATAAGAGCGAAAATGCCTCTGACCCCGTATTTGTCGATATACAACCACTGGATGCTCCGGTATACAGTATGGTGGAGTCGGTTGTTGTCAAAGATGATTTTGGAGGAATAAGGTTGGATTGGCAAAATCAAGATAAATCCGCCATTGTTTTAACCGTTTTGACAACTACCGATCAGTTCGGCGTTGAAGAGTGGATTGAGGCCGATAGATTTTACTCGAGTAGTACTGTCGGTGGAGCAAATATACGAGGTTACAATGATGAAGAGCGTTTCTTTGGGCTGTATTTCAGAGACCGATGGGACAATTCATCAGATACTCTGTATGTAAAAGCGCACCCGCTCTATGAAGAGCAGTTGGATAAATCCAAGTTTAGACGTTGGAACCCCTCAGGTATTCCCTACAATGCCTATACTGATGCTGCTTGGCGTATCGAAAATTTATGGAACGGCCTCATTTCGGGGACCAACTACGGCTTTGCGAGTTTTACACATGACAATACATTCGACACCGGACAACTTGCCAGATTGAGTCGTATCAAGATTAATAATAGGTATGAGAATGATGCCCTCATCTATAATTTTGCCCATCCTAAGAAGTTTCAAATTTGGGGTTCCGCCCATCCCAATGTTAATGCCGATTTTTCAAACTGGATTTTACTAGGTGAGTTCGAATCCACCAAGCCCTCGGGCCTCCCTCTTGGGCAATACAGCGATGATGATAAAAATTATGCTTGGGCTAAAGGAGAAGAGTGGAATTTCCCTCTGGATATTCCTGCTGTTCGATATATCCGATGGTTTGTGCTGGATTCGTGGGGAGGGTCGGAATATACTCAAGTAGGCGAATTGACTCTGTGGGGTAAAGTTGAAAAATAA
- a CDS encoding sialidase family protein translates to MKFNKISMAVLMFVFCIVNTLPAQQTKPVNTSGLKKIKDLVIYSDTLFYAAFPSVVKAKNGKYILAFRRAPERRIFGEKHTMHVDPNSYLVQLQSDNGWDWSSNPQLIYAHPFGGSQDPCLLTLRDGTIICASYGWSFLREDGLKNLSKQHFQSGDGTFLGGYIVKSKDNGQTWQGPIYPPSIQQEVNHDMYSNKVPVYNRGAMVEGRSGRIYWVVAATDNAQTKKTSNYLMTSDDKGATWSYQSVVAEDPKVFFNETSIYETPKGDLVAFLRTAMFDDQACIARSTDGGKTFKWQSMGFKGHPLQALRLPDDRVLVTYGYRHQPFGIRARILNAECTDFDTAPEFVIREDGGSGDIGYPWAVMLDKNRILVTYYYNKNNGTRHIAGSILEIVKK, encoded by the coding sequence ATGAAGTTTAATAAAATCAGTATGGCAGTACTTATGTTTGTATTCTGCATTGTCAATACATTACCTGCCCAGCAAACCAAGCCCGTCAATACCTCGGGTTTGAAAAAGATAAAAGACTTGGTTATCTATTCAGATACTCTTTTTTATGCAGCTTTTCCTTCAGTAGTGAAGGCCAAGAATGGCAAGTACATTCTGGCATTCCGCCGCGCTCCCGAACGTCGAATATTTGGAGAAAAACATACCATGCATGTCGATCCCAATAGTTACTTAGTACAGCTCCAATCAGACAATGGCTGGGACTGGTCCAGTAATCCCCAATTGATATACGCTCATCCTTTTGGTGGCTCCCAAGATCCTTGTCTGCTGACTTTACGGGATGGTACCATCATTTGTGCCAGTTATGGATGGTCCTTTTTGAGAGAAGACGGTCTAAAAAATTTGAGTAAGCAACATTTTCAATCTGGAGACGGAACATTTTTGGGAGGATACATAGTGAAATCTAAGGATAATGGGCAGACATGGCAAGGACCGATCTACCCTCCATCTATCCAGCAGGAGGTCAATCACGATATGTATAGCAATAAAGTGCCGGTATACAATCGAGGAGCCATGGTCGAAGGGAGGAGTGGCCGGATATATTGGGTCGTTGCTGCCACCGATAATGCTCAGACGAAGAAAACCTCAAATTACCTCATGACTTCAGATGATAAAGGGGCCACCTGGTCATACCAATCTGTCGTGGCGGAAGATCCTAAGGTATTCTTCAACGAGACCTCGATTTATGAGACGCCCAAAGGCGATTTGGTCGCATTTTTAAGGACTGCAATGTTTGACGACCAGGCGTGTATCGCGCGATCGACAGATGGTGGGAAAACTTTCAAGTGGCAAAGTATGGGCTTTAAGGGGCACCCGTTGCAGGCTTTACGACTTCCGGACGATCGGGTATTGGTTACTTACGGGTATCGACATCAACCCTTTGGTATACGGGCACGTATCTTGAATGCGGAGTGTACGGACTTTGATACTGCTCCAGAATTTGTTATCAGAGAAGACGGTGGTAGTGGTGATATTGGATATCCATGGGCAGTGATGTTGGATAAGAATAGAATTCTGGTCACCTATTATTATAATAAAAATAATGGGACTAGACATATAGCGGGTTCTATTTTGGAAATTGTTAAAAAGTAG
- a CDS encoding RagB/SusD family nutrient uptake outer membrane protein, with protein MRNYIIWICSCLLFVPIIGCQNYLDVVPDNIATLEHAYKDRVSAQRALATCYNQLPRTGTRFEPGFTMGDDIWIHQFLDRGDQWRQFYRELAVNGNNVNRPIYSYWHNIEGGNGLWLAIRDCNTFIANAHKARDLDSQERNQWIAEAKVLKAWYHFYLMRMYGPIPIAKENLPVSADKEQVMLFREPIDDVVNYIVQLLDEAKDDLPLNVNNVIADAGRITRPIAAAIKARVLVTAASPLFNGNMDYNTMIDKRGIALFSGVESPQKWVLAAEAAKEAIDISHQAGIKLYRHQTTFNINDSTLRVVQTGQIVADKFNEERIWSLSDFSSRTLELATLPRLHSDHQNVVYQWYVPTLKMAELFYSNHGVPIEEDIDYNYVDRRQLSPVPQDHKYYMQPGYMTIGLHLNREARFYGSLGVDGGWWFGLGRYNQNDQYPTNFMKGSMTGGMIGNQRYTTTGYYIKKLSNYLSAYTGKDAYVEKRFDFPLFRLADLYLLYAEALNESLATPTEDVYKYLDMIRERAGLTGIKDSWSQYSKFPEKPNTKLGMREIIRRERNIELAFEGHRFWDLRRWKLAVEYFNQPVQGWNIQGDSPQEFYQVVTHSRSQYTQKDIFWPIMQDEILRNRNLLQNPGW; from the coding sequence ATGAGAAACTATATCATATGGATTTGTTCATGTTTGCTGTTTGTCCCGATTATAGGCTGTCAAAATTATTTGGACGTTGTGCCTGACAATATTGCTACATTGGAGCATGCATACAAGGATAGGGTTAGTGCGCAACGTGCACTGGCTACTTGCTACAATCAATTACCACGTACAGGAACCCGATTTGAACCGGGGTTTACAATGGGCGACGATATCTGGATACATCAATTTTTAGATAGAGGAGATCAATGGCGCCAGTTTTATCGTGAGCTTGCTGTTAATGGTAACAATGTTAATAGACCAATATACAGTTATTGGCACAATATAGAAGGCGGAAATGGGTTGTGGTTGGCAATCCGTGATTGCAATACATTTATCGCCAATGCGCATAAAGCAAGGGATTTAGATAGTCAAGAACGTAATCAGTGGATTGCAGAAGCCAAGGTTTTAAAGGCATGGTACCATTTTTATCTCATGCGCATGTATGGGCCTATCCCCATTGCTAAAGAAAATCTTCCTGTTTCTGCAGATAAAGAGCAAGTAATGTTGTTTCGGGAGCCTATAGATGATGTCGTCAATTATATTGTTCAATTGCTGGACGAAGCCAAAGACGATTTGCCGCTCAATGTAAATAACGTCATTGCTGATGCTGGGCGTATTACTAGACCGATTGCGGCAGCTATAAAAGCTCGCGTATTGGTCACTGCCGCCAGCCCGCTATTTAACGGCAATATGGACTACAATACGATGATAGATAAGAGGGGAATCGCTTTGTTTAGCGGTGTCGAGAGTCCTCAAAAATGGGTGTTGGCAGCGGAGGCCGCCAAAGAAGCTATAGACATTTCACATCAGGCGGGGATAAAACTTTACCGACATCAAACGACTTTTAACATCAATGATTCTACATTAAGGGTCGTTCAGACGGGACAGATTGTAGCCGATAAATTCAATGAAGAGCGTATATGGAGCCTTTCGGACTTTAGTAGTCGTACGTTGGAATTGGCCACCTTGCCTAGGTTACACAGCGATCATCAAAATGTCGTCTACCAATGGTACGTTCCTACCCTCAAAATGGCAGAATTGTTTTACTCCAATCATGGCGTGCCAATAGAAGAGGATATCGACTACAATTATGTGGACCGTAGGCAGCTATCGCCCGTACCACAGGATCATAAGTACTATATGCAGCCGGGGTACATGACCATAGGTTTACATCTCAATAGGGAAGCTCGGTTTTACGGGAGTCTGGGTGTCGATGGTGGTTGGTGGTTTGGCTTGGGGCGTTACAATCAGAATGATCAGTACCCGACCAATTTTATGAAAGGTTCGATGACAGGTGGTATGATTGGAAATCAGAGATATACCACTACCGGCTATTACATTAAGAAATTGTCCAACTACTTATCGGCCTATACCGGCAAAGATGCTTATGTGGAGAAGCGCTTTGATTTTCCATTGTTTCGATTGGCAGATCTATATCTTCTTTACGCCGAAGCCTTGAATGAATCGTTAGCAACACCAACGGAAGACGTTTATAAGTATTTAGATATGATTAGGGAGCGTGCTGGATTAACTGGAATCAAGGATTCATGGAGTCAATATTCCAAATTTCCAGAAAAGCCTAATACAAAGTTAGGTATGCGTGAAATAATTCGTAGAGAACGAAATATAGAATTAGCGTTTGAAGGTCATCGCTTTTGGGATTTGAGACGATGGAAGCTCGCTGTTGAGTATTTCAATCAGCCTGTGCAAGGTTGGAATATCCAAGGAGACTCCCCTCAAGAGTTTTATCAGGTAGTCACCCATAGTCGAAGTCAATATACACAAAAGGATATCTTTTGGCCAATTATGCAAGATGAAATTCTGCGTAATAGAAACCTATTACAAAATCCAGGATGGTAA
- a CDS encoding SusC/RagA family TonB-linked outer membrane protein, with product MKRIIQSLLLAGLRFLFLSIFYFPCDGFAQDLQVSGSVRDSTGIAISGATITLLGSSKGVLTDEKGNYSIEVPGGASLLFTFIGMETLNIPVNNRQQIDVVLMPRKDVLDEVTVVAFGQQKKESVVGAITTVKPSDLKVPSSNLTSALAGRVAGLIAFQQSGEPGADNADFFIRGVTSFGYSNRPLILVDGVEMPATELARLQVDDLESFSIMKDASATALYGARGANGVILITTKSGREGKANISFRYESSLSQATRDVDLADPVTYMELANEASLTRGNLLTPYSWEKIERTREGRDPILYPATDWRNLLLKDQALNNRVNLNVSGGGKVARYYVAATYNKDNGMLKVDPRNNFNNNIDLKTYGLRSNVNINLTKSTEAIVRLNSTWTDYNGPLGNGADFYRQIIKTNPVLFPAYYEPDAANQTTEHILFGNYDLGQYLNPYANMMKGYRDYTNAMFLAQFELKQDLDFVLPGLKVSGMFNTTRYNFYQVSRAYSPFYYTVSNYDKNTGEYTLSNLNPTTAYEYLNYSEDAKQITSENYTQGIVSYNTELQEKHAISGMLVFTLQNKISANAGSLQNSLARRNTGVAGRFTYALQSRYFLEANFGYNGSERFAKKNRFGFFPSIGGAWYISKEKFWEGDIRNIVHNLKLRATYGLVGNDAIGSIDDRFFYLSQVNPNNANRGYLFGSEFGNKINGVSESRYENPFITWETSKKLNLSVEAGLFNIANLVVDLYQEQRYNILMTRAHTPNTMGLLTLPQANVGAATSKGIDASLEVSKNLNNGWYISARGNFTYAKSKYTQYEEPDYSNIPWLSRINRPIGQQYGFIAERLFVDDEEAYNSPTQFGKVMGGDIKFKDINGDGIISDLDKVAIGFPTTPGMTYGFGFSVAFKGMDISTFLQGSAKSSFWIDPAATAPFISGATGENNQLLTAYANDHWSEDNRNLKALWPRLNEIASENNNKLSTWFMRNGAFLRIKQVELGYTIKQEVSKRVGLEKVRLYINGSNLHNFSKFKIWDSEMGGNGLGYPLQQVYNFGLQCSL from the coding sequence ATGAAACGAATTATTCAATCATTGTTATTAGCTGGACTTCGTTTTTTATTTCTTTCGATTTTTTATTTTCCGTGTGATGGCTTTGCACAAGATTTGCAGGTAAGCGGATCGGTAAGGGACAGCACGGGCATAGCAATCTCAGGAGCCACTATTACGCTTTTGGGTAGCTCGAAGGGAGTATTAACGGACGAAAAGGGAAACTATTCTATTGAAGTACCCGGAGGAGCTTCTTTATTATTCACGTTTATTGGAATGGAAACACTTAATATTCCTGTAAACAATCGACAGCAGATTGACGTTGTCTTGATGCCTCGAAAGGATGTATTGGACGAAGTAACTGTTGTCGCATTTGGGCAGCAGAAAAAAGAAAGTGTTGTGGGTGCTATTACTACGGTAAAGCCGAGTGATCTCAAGGTGCCATCAAGCAACCTCACATCGGCACTGGCTGGTCGTGTAGCAGGTTTGATTGCATTCCAACAAAGTGGGGAGCCAGGTGCAGATAATGCTGATTTTTTCATTAGAGGGGTGACTAGTTTTGGCTATTCCAATCGTCCATTGATATTGGTTGACGGCGTAGAAATGCCTGCCACAGAGTTAGCTAGGCTACAAGTTGACGACTTGGAGAGCTTTTCTATTATGAAAGATGCATCTGCCACAGCCCTGTATGGTGCCCGTGGGGCCAATGGCGTCATCCTAATTACGACGAAATCTGGGCGTGAGGGTAAGGCAAATATTTCTTTTCGCTATGAGTCCTCTCTTTCTCAAGCAACACGAGACGTGGACCTGGCCGATCCTGTCACCTATATGGAATTGGCCAATGAAGCCTCCTTGACTCGAGGGAATCTGCTTACTCCCTATTCTTGGGAAAAGATTGAACGAACGCGAGAAGGCAGAGATCCCATATTATATCCTGCAACTGACTGGAGGAACCTTCTGTTGAAAGATCAGGCGTTGAATAATCGAGTCAATCTAAATGTAAGCGGAGGAGGAAAGGTAGCCCGTTACTACGTGGCTGCAACTTATAACAAAGATAATGGGATGCTCAAAGTAGACCCAAGGAATAATTTTAATAATAATATTGATTTAAAAACCTATGGATTGCGCTCCAATGTCAATATCAACTTGACCAAGAGTACCGAAGCCATCGTCCGATTGAATTCAACTTGGACCGATTACAACGGTCCCTTAGGTAATGGTGCCGATTTTTATCGACAGATTATTAAGACTAATCCTGTTTTGTTTCCAGCATACTACGAGCCGGATGCGGCCAATCAAACGACCGAACACATCTTGTTTGGAAATTATGATTTGGGACAATATTTGAATCCATATGCCAACATGATGAAGGGATATCGAGATTATACCAACGCCATGTTCTTGGCTCAGTTTGAATTGAAACAAGACTTAGATTTCGTACTTCCTGGTTTAAAAGTGAGCGGAATGTTCAACACCACTCGCTACAATTTTTATCAAGTATCCCGTGCATACAGCCCTTTTTACTACACTGTATCCAATTATGACAAAAATACGGGCGAGTATACGTTATCCAACTTGAATCCCACCACCGCCTATGAGTATCTAAATTATAGTGAAGATGCCAAGCAAATTACGTCAGAGAACTATACACAAGGTATCGTGAGCTATAACACCGAATTGCAGGAAAAACATGCTATTAGCGGAATGCTGGTTTTTACGCTTCAGAACAAAATATCTGCAAATGCGGGTAGCCTTCAAAATTCATTGGCGAGACGTAATACTGGAGTTGCGGGAAGATTTACCTATGCCCTTCAGAGCCGATATTTTTTAGAAGCCAATTTTGGATATAATGGTTCAGAACGCTTTGCAAAGAAGAATCGATTCGGTTTTTTCCCCTCTATTGGTGGTGCGTGGTATATTTCCAAAGAGAAGTTTTGGGAGGGAGATATCAGAAATATCGTTCACAATTTAAAGCTGAGGGCGACTTATGGTTTAGTGGGTAATGATGCAATAGGTAGTATCGACGATCGCTTCTTTTATCTGTCGCAAGTCAATCCAAATAATGCTAATCGCGGCTATCTATTTGGTTCGGAGTTTGGAAACAAGATTAATGGAGTATCCGAATCGAGATATGAAAATCCTTTTATAACCTGGGAAACGTCCAAGAAACTGAATTTGAGCGTAGAAGCGGGTTTGTTCAATATTGCCAATTTGGTGGTTGACCTCTATCAGGAGCAACGATACAATATTTTAATGACCAGGGCGCATACTCCTAATACAATGGGCCTACTCACCTTGCCCCAAGCCAATGTGGGTGCTGCTACTAGCAAGGGAATAGATGCCTCTCTTGAGGTCAGTAAAAACCTGAACAACGGTTGGTATATTTCTGCACGTGGAAACTTCACATATGCCAAGAGCAAATATACCCAGTATGAAGAGCCAGACTATAGTAATATTCCGTGGCTTTCGCGTATAAATCGCCCTATTGGTCAACAATATGGCTTTATCGCCGAACGCCTGTTTGTAGATGACGAAGAGGCCTACAATTCACCTACGCAATTCGGGAAGGTAATGGGAGGAGATATAAAATTCAAGGATATCAATGGTGACGGTATAATTTCGGATTTGGACAAAGTTGCTATCGGCTTTCCTACTACTCCAGGAATGACTTATGGATTTGGATTTTCTGTGGCGTTCAAAGGCATGGATATTTCGACATTCCTACAGGGGTCGGCCAAATCATCTTTTTGGATCGATCCTGCAGCTACCGCACCGTTTATCTCCGGAGCAACTGGTGAAAACAATCAGTTGTTGACGGCTTATGCCAACGACCATTGGTCCGAGGATAATCGTAACCTCAAAGCACTATGGCCTCGACTGAACGAAATTGCCAGCGAAAACAATAATAAACTAAGCACTTGGTTTATGCGCAACGGAGCCTTCTTACGTATCAAGCAAGTTGAACTGGGCTATACAATAAAACAAGAAGTTAGCAAGCGAGTTGGCCTGGAAAAAGTTCGGTTGTATATCAATGGGTCCAATTTACATAATTTTTCAAAATTTAAGATTTGGGATTCCGAAATGGGCGGTAATGGTTTGGGATATCCCTTACAGCAAGTCTACAATTTTGGGTTACAATGTTCACTTTAA
- a CDS encoding IPT/TIG domain-containing protein: protein MKKLILTVWMTLSLINVISCTKVDESDSKGINNSLSIHRILPNVAAVASFITIEGQGFGTDKNSAKVMFGDQSLEILEWSTNVLKVQVPVIEQGSKILVSVLVNGAKSNEQYFRVRNLNEVIIEPKDTIEWIEHKSPNIAAVEHGLVSYDEQVIKYIRSGSQLLEIDMGKPVLVSVADKEYDWGFYNFPNIQRSLSGQLAVNWAMNHDAASSYGMPSQGIRDAVSNDGGQTWTMLSKGPTSGGNLLSNGDRIAIGTPKAVPLEELNLPNPTAVLQEAYGRTFRIYEYDKLPAQLQGTYQSRMKKGQTNYVGERGTLVHSKLARYADGNLFPVVWWGDIQETTDGVYTGTYPAFEVNAAGKVDPSGVFFYKSTDFGKTWVKQGTIPYQPDLALDPNGDKRYALGWTEPAFAILKNGAFLSVLRTQDGFGKSPMYVTTSSNKGAVWSKPKVFTGAGVLPKLLELDNGVVALSSGRPGVQIRFMLNNDAHDWTQPIELLPWIENEAQLTDIQKGSSCGYTSMVKVDDNSFLIVYADFKYKTPEGLTRKAIKVRKVTVKKI from the coding sequence ATGAAAAAATTAATATTAACCGTTTGGATGACATTGTCCTTGATCAATGTCATATCCTGCACTAAAGTTGATGAATCTGATTCAAAAGGAATCAATAATAGCCTTTCTATCCATCGCATATTGCCCAATGTTGCTGCGGTGGCATCTTTTATTACCATTGAAGGGCAGGGATTTGGAACGGATAAAAATAGTGCAAAAGTTATGTTCGGAGACCAATCCTTAGAAATCCTAGAGTGGAGTACTAATGTGTTGAAGGTCCAAGTTCCTGTGATCGAACAGGGCAGTAAGATATTGGTGTCGGTCTTGGTCAATGGGGCAAAGTCCAATGAACAGTATTTTAGAGTCAGAAATTTGAATGAGGTGATAATCGAGCCGAAGGATACGATTGAGTGGATAGAACATAAGAGTCCCAATATCGCTGCAGTCGAGCATGGCTTGGTATCCTATGATGAGCAAGTGATTAAGTATATCCGTAGTGGAAGTCAACTGCTCGAAATAGATATGGGAAAGCCTGTTTTGGTCTCCGTCGCTGACAAGGAATATGATTGGGGATTCTATAATTTTCCAAATATCCAGCGTTCGTTAAGCGGACAGTTGGCCGTCAATTGGGCAATGAATCATGATGCCGCATCGAGTTATGGGATGCCATCCCAAGGCATTCGCGATGCAGTATCCAACGATGGGGGGCAGACTTGGACTATGTTAAGCAAAGGACCAACCTCAGGAGGCAACCTGTTGAGCAATGGTGATCGGATAGCAATAGGCACTCCTAAGGCTGTCCCGCTTGAGGAGCTCAACCTACCCAATCCAACAGCAGTTCTGCAAGAAGCATATGGTCGTACATTCCGTATTTATGAATACGACAAGCTGCCCGCACAGCTTCAAGGAACATACCAATCCCGAATGAAGAAAGGACAAACCAACTATGTTGGAGAGCGCGGTACGCTCGTACACTCAAAGCTCGCTAGATACGCTGATGGTAATCTCTTCCCTGTAGTGTGGTGGGGAGATATCCAAGAGACTACGGATGGCGTTTACACAGGTACTTATCCTGCATTTGAGGTGAACGCCGCAGGAAAAGTCGATCCTTCGGGAGTATTCTTCTATAAATCCACCGATTTTGGAAAGACATGGGTCAAGCAAGGCACTATTCCTTATCAACCAGACCTAGCTTTGGATCCCAATGGAGACAAACGCTATGCGCTCGGGTGGACTGAGCCCGCATTTGCGATACTCAAAAATGGAGCCTTTCTGTCTGTTTTGCGTACACAGGACGGATTTGGGAAAAGTCCCATGTATGTAACGACGTCATCCAATAAAGGAGCCGTGTGGTCTAAACCAAAGGTTTTTACAGGAGCAGGTGTATTGCCCAAATTACTGGAGTTGGATAATGGCGTTGTTGCATTGTCTTCAGGAAGACCAGGTGTGCAAATCCGTTTTATGTTGAACAATGATGCCCACGATTGGACACAGCCAATCGAATTGCTGCCATGGATTGAAAATGAGGCGCAACTCACCGATATCCAAAAAGGATCTTCTTGTGGCTATACCTCTATGGTGAAGGTGGATGATAATAGTTTCCTGATTGTGTATGCTGACTTCAAGTATAAGACCCCAGAGGGCTTGACCCGCAAAGCTATTAAAGTCCGTAAGGTTACAGTCAAAAAAATATAA